The following DNA comes from Musa acuminata AAA Group cultivar baxijiao chromosome BXJ1-4, Cavendish_Baxijiao_AAA, whole genome shotgun sequence.
GTAGCTCTTTGGGAGCTTGCAAAGTATGGAGAGGCCATGCTGCTTTTGATGTTTCTGAACCTCATCTCAAAGAGAGAGAAATGTTGGTAATGAAACTATCCAAATTCATGACTGGATGCACTGAAAGCTGTAGTAGTATTGACAGTATGAGATATAGGTGGAAAGCTTCTTGTGCACCGCAACAAATTGGATGTAGGGGATCATGGGAGGGAAACAAAGTAGGTCATCCTGTGACAGCAGGAAGGGAACAAGAGGGGTCCTTTCGTGGGGTCCAATGTTGGCTCCTGACCTAACCAAAAAGGAGAGCCATGCACGGTGGCTTGTGGCTTTAGGGTTTCCTTGAGGTGTCATGGTGCGTGTGATGCTGGAACTTTGGGGCGTATCCAGTGAAAGGATTCAGAGGTGGAAGATGAAACAGAGGTGTGCTGTCATTGAAGTATTTTAGCAGTAAAGCAAGCAGGCTACTTGACAGATAAAGAGttgatacacacacacatattatatatatatagagagagagagagagtacaggaAAATGTTAACCTGAATCACATTCAGCTGTAACTtttgatttatttaattagaaaCTCACATATTTCATAAGGCTTTTAACATGTGTTATTTTGAAATGTTATGTAAATTCTGAAATATCCAAAATAGacttaataaaaaaatagaatatatgaatttttgtatgatatcttttagataaatttttttaaaaaaaaactctaagtttttttttatttattccaaTAGAATGCCTTTTTTCTGTACGCTTTTATTATTTGAGATTATCTTTAACCATCACCTCTATCTCAGTATCGTACATCCTCCCCTCTATGTGTTAGAGAAAAGGATATGCGAAATGAAATATGTCTAGAAGAGAATGATGTGCAAAAGGTGTTGGGGTGAAGATAGTTGAGTGAAGATGGAGGTATTACATTCGATGTATAAATAAGAGTCAATAGTATTTAGATCTaataaagaaaagaagaggaTATATGGAGGAAATATGGGCAACAAGGATGAGATGATAAAAGTAATAGTAATAAGACGAAAGCGATGGATGATGGCACGACAATAGCAACAGATGAGAGGCAAAGGTGACGATCGATGAGGTGGGATAAGCTCATCTTTTATAATTAAATGATGCTTAtcgaaatatataaaaaaaacttcTTATTGacgattttttttatattgacaATCCCTTATTATTAATCccttaaaataataatcaaataaaattttattatttaccgcCATCGAATTATCGATTTTAGTTTTTCTTTCTCCCACAACCCaaaccttcctcctcctccaaccCCTCCACCTTGCCTTCCCCAtctgcctcctctctctctcacccCTCCCCTCCTTTACCTCATCCCAGCTCTTTCCCCTCTCAGCCTTCCCGTACTCCTTCCTCTCGTCTCGTTGTCACCCTCGATCCTTCTCGCCCTTCTCCCTTAACCTCGGCCTCCTCTACCCTTCACTTCTATCTACTCCCTTTCTCTTTCTCCCCTAGCCTTGTCGTCCAATACCGTTGCTTTCCGTTCCGATGTTGCTTACGACTCAaatagaagaaaggaagaaaataacatttatgatatttttagaatattaaaaaattttaaatatgattgtaaataataaaaagggatTACCATTTGAAATCTCCAAACAAAAATAAGGATGCTAtgtgagaaaataaaaataaaaatttaagattgtTTTAAGAATATATCCTATCTTTGAAACTGCAAAGTTGAAGACTAAGTAAAGCtgaacacttttttttttcccaatttTTCCAAAGTCAAACCAAACAAATTAATCTAAAAAAACTGAATTAAATAGAATTAAGATGAGCGAATAAGAAGATTTATTGTTATTAATAGCGAAGAAAAGATGTATATACAATCGATCCCAAATTCTTGTTATTATTTAATTGGTTCTTATGCACTCCTTGTTTATTCGTTTATACTTCGATCTGAATCACCAACATgctgacaaaaaaaatatatgtgaCAGATTTAGCACGGCTTTTCCTTAAGAATAAAGGCCAAAATTCCATGGGCATTACGGATTCATAGTCTAGATAGAGGTCGTCTTGTATGACCAGATCAACTGCCACACAAGTCCATGGATGGGAACTCCAAGCACGTCTCCAACAGTTGGATCCTTGACCTGGATTTCTTCTACCTTGGAAAGCTTAAATTTAGATAGCTTCAATTCCTTTCATGGCAGTCAATTTTAGGTAGCTTAAATTCCACACCGTCTCCAAAGGAAACATTGACTCGGAGACTTCAACATTCGATCACCGTTTCACGCAGTCCACACCGTAAGCCCTCGCCAGTCCTCCTCGAGTATACGTAAATATTCATATGGCAAACCCACTGCCATCTCTGGATTCAGCAGCAGATAGAGACCGGAGCTACTGCATGCCCGCAGTGGGCTCCAAGCCAACAGTCTCGTCTTGCGTGAGCTCAGCATAAAAGCCTCATCGATCTGAATGCGTTGTGCGGAAAGCGTTGGTGGTTGACGATCGCTGCACCTGGCGAGGACTGACCAGCAGTAGCAGTCTGAAGCAAACGCTGCCCAATGCCACGAAGACGTGAGGTTTGGGACGGGTCGGACGACGTCACCGAAGACCGAACGAGCTAAAGGACGATAAAGTCGCTGGAAATGGAGAACTGGAGAACCCGTAAAACAGAACGAACGCGTCTTCTCTCGCTTCACGTCTTTATATCTCGCTACGCGGTTTCCACTCGGATGCGTCTACCGGAGGGGGAGAACGAGAGAGAGCAAGCGAAGCGATGCGGCGGCGATTGTGCTGGCACCAAGTGCACCGCTGCTTCGGGTGGTGCGGCGCCCGGGGTGGGGCCGGTGCGGACGGCCTTCTTTGGCATACGGACCTAAAGCCCCACGCATCCGGCGACTTCTCCATCGCCGTCGTCCAGGCCAATAACTCGCTCGAGGATCAGGGGCAGGTGCTCGCCTCTCCCTCCACCACCTACTTCGGCGTCTTCGACGGCCACGGCGGCCCCGAGGCCTCCCGATTCGTCAATAACCGCATCTTCTCCCACCTCCACGGTGATTTGCTTTCTCCCCGTTTCGTAAAAATCTCTTTTTGGGTCGAACGAACGATATAATCATTCGTTGCTTAGTAGATTCCGCCGCAAAGATCTCTCTTTTTTGAGACCTTTGTGATGGTGCACCTGTGTGTGTTCTTGGTGTTCAATATGCCTGACAGGTCGATGGCAAAATGTCTCAATGAGTCGCTGATTAGGACATGTTTTGTGTTGTTCTAAATCGCGTAGAGATTGCGTCGGAGCAAGGAGGCCTCTCGGTCGAGGTAATACGCAAGGCGTTCAATGTCACCGAGGAAGAGTTCTTACAACTGGTGAAGAGATCATGGCTTTCTCGACCAAATATTGCATCGGTGGGGTCATGTTGCCTCGTCGGTGCGATCACAGACAACGTTCTCTACGTGGCCAATCTGGGAGACTCCAGGGCAGTGCTCGGCAAGCAGGGAAGTGATGGGAGGTCCGTGGTGGCAGAGCGGCTGTCGAGAGACCATAATGTCGCTGAGGAGGATGTGAGGAAGGAACTTGCTGAACTCCACCCTGATGACTCCCGCATTGTTCTATGTAACAGAGGCGTCTGGCGGATCAAAGGGATCATCCAGGTTCCTGGCTCATTAGATCCCTTTCATATTCTTCTCCAAGTTGAATTTTCTCTGCTGCATTTTAGCTACTTGATTTAATCTTTTTACACATTACATGCAGAATAAGATCAGTGATGGTAATCAGAGCAATTAACCAAACTCCAAATTCAGAATTTGATATTCTTGGTCATGCGTTATACCTGATCTTGAACAGAGTTGGGGATGCTGATTACTAGATCAGTTGAATGAGTCTTTTTATCTGCTCCGGGAAATTTTAGTAGGAACATAGTCATAGACTTCTTCCTAAGATGGTGGCACATTTAGTTATCCAATTTTCTCAAAAGTTATTCTGTAAGCAGATGGCCCAGGACTGTGGTTGTCGGAATAAATGGTCACCTTTAACGGTAGGACAGAACAATGTTTCTTTTGTTTGATGATCAAGTTAGCTTACTATTTGTTTTGATAAGCATAAGTACATTAAACAGGAGTATTGCATGGGACAACCATATTAGGAAATTCTATCATGGTCAACTATCAAGTTTGTTGAGCGTGCGAATCTTTCATGGCAAACATTCTAGATATTATGTGAATACTTTCTAACAGAAACAAGTCATGGTTGATGCAGGTTGTCATGGAGTTTGTATATGTGCCTTGTTCTAAGGACCAGCCATCCAGTATATATGTGTATAAGTGTCTTCTAGCTCTAAATCTTGTCTAACAATATTTAGACTGCATCATGATCATATTATTTAATGAGAAGATTCtgaacataaaatatatatatcactCGTTTTATGGTAATCACAAGCTCACTTAGAAATAtggttggatggttacaaggtacTGAGTTCTTAAATATTCACCTTTGTTTTCATGACATCTTTTCTTCTACATGATGGTCGGACTTAAGGTCATAGGTTGTATCCTCATTTCCTTGGGGTTTAATATGGTCTATATTCAACAAATATTGCTGTCTCATGGCAACTAGCATGGGAGTGCATGTCATTGCCTTTCTATCATGGGCCTATACCATGCTGCCAACACCTTTTTAGCATGCAACGCTCCAAACCATACTGATTGACATTGCATTTTTTTTGGGGAGAGTGTAGCATGAATTGGATACTAATTTTTCCTAAATAAAGAAGCTCATTAACTTTCAACTGTATGAGCTTGGTTTGCCCATGATTCGATTTTACTTATATCAGGTATTGGTTTAGCAATTAACTATGTTACGAGCAAAAATAGCTTTTCATCGACT
Coding sequences within:
- the LOC135648821 gene encoding probable protein phosphatase 2C 78, producing MRRRLCWHQVHRCFGWCGARGGAGADGLLWHTDLKPHASGDFSIAVVQANNSLEDQGQVLASPSTTYFGVFDGHGGPEASRFVNNRIFSHLHEIASEQGGLSVEVIRKAFNVTEEEFLQLVKRSWLSRPNIASVGSCCLVGAITDNVLYVANLGDSRAVLGKQGSDGRSVVAERLSRDHNVAEEDVRKELAELHPDDSRIVLCNRGVWRIKGIIQVSRSIGDVYLKKPSFSRDPLFQQCAAPIPLKRPVMTSEPSIRTRKLTRQDLFLIFASDGLWEQLSDAAAVDIVFKSPRAGIAKRLVRAALTEAAKKSEIKYDDIKHMEKGVRRHYHDDITVIVIYLDHFEGKASKLQGSTFDCTSAPVDIFSLNAATT